Below is a window of Cotesia glomerata isolate CgM1 unplaced genomic scaffold, MPM_Cglom_v2.3 scaffold_100, whole genome shotgun sequence DNA.
aaatacactctataattaacaattgaaaaataaaaaaatattcgagaTTTAAATTACTGTCGATAATTGTTGATCTAACTTTTAGGTTATAAAATTCCCACTAGGTGGCGGGAGTTGAATTTACCTACAGCGCCATGTTTATTTTCAATCTACGTTTttgcaacgaaaaaaaaacataaccaACATAAACAACTGTGAAACGTCCGTCAGACGTTTGGATAAATCAGTTCGTGTTGTAGAGTAGTTTCCAGagttaattgttataaattatttaaatatttaaatattattaatttttttagaagttaATAATCGCCAAAATGGTTTTAAATGACGATATTGAAAAACTTGAGTATTTATCGTTGGTGTCTAAAATATGTACGGAATTAGAGAATCACTTGGGGCTCAACGACAAGGATTTAGGTATgtactaattttaatttatcaaattatttaatattaattcaaatttttaaaaataattcatagtttttatttaaatttttaaataataatttattttaataaataaaatcctaaaaaattgttaaaagtgtctatttacatgtaaaaaaatcatgataAATCTACGCAGCGTGGTTTTAAGGCActtatattcattttttaattttttttaataaataaatttgttccaaaaaattattttttaaaaatagcatttttaattttaaaaaatttcttcgtcatatttttttgctataatttattcgttaaaaaaattattaaataactaaattaatttttattgcttaaaaTTGTTActgtaaattttagaattataaaattttatttaatcaaattaatataaatttataaaatatttttaattaaaaaaaaaggaacagtaattgataattatttttcttttacagCCGAGTTTATAATTCATTTGGCGACAGAGAACCCAACACCCAATGGATTCAAGCAGGCGTTACGAGAAAATGGAGGAGAACTGTCTGATTCATTTATGGACAATTTACTTCGAATAATTCAGCACATGAAGCCTTCTAAACCATCAGACAACAAAGATTCGCTGAAAAATACAAACCAGAGTGAAGCGGCTAGAAAATATCCAGCATTGGCCATGGCAAACAGCGCGCCAGTAGCTTTTTCTGACGACGAGGAGGTGAACGAAGCCATGTCAGCACTCGAAGCTTTGGCTCCTTCTTCTCTGCAAAAATctaatgaaaataatgaaaatgaaatttctaaaaaGGTAGAGAAGAAAGATAAACATAAACGGTCACGATCTAGATCTAAATCAACAGAGAGAAGACACAGATCGAGAAGTCCCCAGAGAAGAAGACAGAGATCTCGTTCTCGCAATAGATCTGCTACGagaaatagtaaattaaaatctaGGAATCGAGATAGGTCAAGGTCGAGAAATCGGGATAGGTCCAGGTCAAGAAATCGCGATCAAAAGCGACGAAGATCGCGAAGCCGCAACAGATCATCCTCAAGGGATCGAAAACAGCGACGCGGATCAAGAGACAGGTCTGATCGTGGccgaaaaaatgttaaaaatcacTCGAGATCTAAATCACCAAAAGAAATTCCATTAGATCCTGAAGTTGGAAAAATTTACTCTGGAAAAGTAGCAAATATTGTACAGTTTGGATGTTTCGTACAATTAGAAGGATTAAGACGAAAATGTGATGGCTTGGTACATATTTCGCAACTACGACGCGATGAACGTGTTAACAATGTCAATGATGTAATTTCTCGTGATcaaaaagttttagttaaagtatTGACtataaataaccaaaaaatgtcattgACTATGAAAGACGTTGATCAAGAAACTGGACAAGATTTAAATCCAACTTTACCGACGACCAAATCTGAAGAAGATGagaaaaatttgagaaatccTGATAGACCAACATCACTCTTGGAGCTACAAGGAAACATTGATGACGATGGAATGGATTCTCGCAAACGAGTCCAGCGTATTGCTTCTCCAGAGAGATGGGAGCTTAATCAGATGCTTGCTGCTGGTTGTGTCGATCGTAGTGAGCTGGCTGACTTCGACGAGAATACCGGAGTGCTTCACCGTGGAGATGACGAAGACGAGGAGATTGAAATCGAGATTGTAGAGGAGAATCCTCCGTTTCTTCAGGATCACGATACAACCGTTCGCAACTTGAGTCCTGTGCGAATTGTAAAAAATCCTGACGGGTCACTAGCACTGGCTGCGATGACCCAGGGTGCTCTGGCCAAAGAACGTCGAGAGCAGAAGATGCTGCAGCGTCAATTGGAGGCGGATGCAGCTCCCagcttcaataaaaattgGGTTGATCCTCTGGCTGTTATGGAAGACAAAACTTCATCGTCAAACATGCGTGGTATCGGATTACAGTCCCAGGATTTACCAGAATGGAAGAAGCATGTGATTGGTGGTAAAAAAACTTCCTTTGGTCAGAAAACAACTATGAGTATTCTTGATCAACGGAAAAGTTtaccaatttttaaattgagggACCAATTTATAAAAGCAGTCAATGAGAATCAAATTTTGGTAGTTCTTGGTGAAACTGGTTCAGGAAAAACGACGCAAGTCACGCAATATTTAGCAGAAGAAGGATTTACGGCAAGAGGAATGATAGGTTGCACCCAGCCCAGAAGAGTTGCTGCCATGTCTGTTGCCAAAAGAGTCGCTGAAGAGTTTGGATGTCGGGTAGGTCAAGAAGTTGGTTATACAATACGATTTGAAGATTGCACCTCGCCTGAAACCAAGATTAAATACATGACAGACGGTATGCTTCTTCGGGAGTGTTTAATAGACCTCGACTTGAAGATGTACTCAGTGATTATGTTGGACGAGGCTCATGAACGTACTATCCACACTGACGTTTTATTCGGGCTGTTGAAACAAGCTGTTATACGACGACCAGACTTGAAGCTGATTGTTACAAGTGCTACTCTTGATGCCGACAAATTCTGTCAGTACTTCCACCAAGCTCCAAGTTTCAAAATAGAAGGTCGTACCTTTCCCGTAGAAATAATGTACACAAAAGAACCTGAGTCAGATTACTTGGACGCTGCTTTGATAACTGTCATGCAAATCCATCTACGAGAACCACCGGGAGATATTCTGTTGTTTTTAACGGGTCAAGAAGAAATCGACACGTCCTGTGAAATTCTTTACGAGCGCATGAAATCACTGGGCCCGGACGTTCCTGAGCTTATTATTCTTCCTGTATACTCAGCGCTGCCCTCTGAAATGCAAACCAGAATTTTTGACCCTGCGCCAACTGGATCACGTAAAGTTGTCATTGCGACAAACATCGCTGAAACGAGCCTGACTATTGATGGGATTTATTACGTCATTGATCCGGGATTTGTCAAGCAGAAAGTCTACAATTCTAAAACCGGCATGGACAGTTTGGTCGTTACACCCATCAGTCAAGCTGCTGCAACTCAGCGCGCGGGTCGGGCAGGAAGAACTGGCCCGGGAAAATGTTACAGACTGTTTACAGAACGGGCTTTCAGAGATGAGATGTTACCTACTCCAGTTCCTGAAATTCAAAGAACTAATTTAGCTACCACTGTGTTACAATTGAAAGCAATGGGTATCAATGATTTATTGAACTTTGGATTCATGGACCCTCCACCGGCAGAATCATTGATAATGGCTCTTGGGTTATTACACAGTCTCAGTGCTGTAGATGATGAAGGCTTGCTTACGAGACTAGGAAGAAGAATGGCCGAATTTCCACTGGAGCCAAATCTCTCGAAAATGTTGATTATGAGTGTCCATCTTCAGTGCTCCGatgaaatattgacaattGTTAGCATGCTGTCTGTACAAAATGTATTTTATCGGCCAAAAGATAAACAAGCGTTGGCTGATCAGAAAAAAGCCAAATTCAATCAAGCTGAAGGGGATCATCTTACTCTTTTAGCTGTTTACAATTCTTGgaagaataataaattcagcAGCCCGTGGTGTCACGAGAACTTTATTCAACTTCGGACATTGAAGCGAGCTCAAGATGTAAGGAAACAATTGCTCGGTATTATGGACAGGCACAAATTGGATGTCGTTTCTGCTGGAAAAAATTCAGTACGAGTTCAAAAAGCTGTTTGCTCGGGTTTCTTCAGGAATGCTGCGAAGAAAGACCCTCAAGAAGGATATAGAACGCTGGTTGATAGCCAAGTTGTGTACATTCATCCAAGCAGTGCTTTGTTTAACAGACAACCTGAGTGGGTCATTTACCACGAGCTCGTACAAACTACCAAGGAATATATGCGGGAGGTAACTACCATTGATCCCAAATGGCTTGTAGAATTTGCACCAGCTTTCTTCAAATTTAGTGACCCGACCAAGTTGAGCAAGTTCAAGAAAAATCAACGACTTGAACCACTTTATAATAAGTATGAGGAGCCTAATTCGTGGAGAATCTCGCGAACGCGACGTCGCCAAAATTAatactatatttttataaaccctgtacatatttttataaaattttcacaaatgaaattaatt
It encodes the following:
- the LOC123273510 gene encoding ATP-dependent RNA helicase DHX8-like isoform X1 — protein: MVLNDDIEKLEYLSLVSKICTELENHLGLNDKDLAEFIIHLATENPTPNGFKQALRENGGELSDSFMDNLLRIIQHMKPSKPSDNKDSLKNTNQSEAARKYPALAMANSAPVAFSDDEEVNEAMSALEALAPSSLQKSNENNENEISKKVEKKDKHKRSRSRSKSTERRHRSRSPQRRRQRSRSRNRSATRNSKLKSRNRDRSRSRNRDRSRSRNRDQKRRRSRSRNRSSSRDRKQRRGSRDRSDRGRKNVKNHSRSKSPKEIPLDPEVGKIYSGKVANIVQFGCFVQLEGLRRKCDGLVHISQLRRDERVNNVNDVISRDQKVLVKVLTINNQKMSLTMKDVDQETGQDLNPTLPTTKSEEDEKNLRNPDRPTSLLELQGNIDDDGMDSRKRVQRIASPERWELNQMLAAGCVDRSELADFDENTGVLHRGDDEDEEIEIEIVEENPPFLQDHDTTVRNLSPVRIVKNPDGSLALAAMTQGALAKERREQKMLQRQLEADAAPSFNKNWVDPLAVMEDKTSSSNMRGIGLQSQDLPEWKKHVIGGKKTSFGQKTTMSILDQRKSLPIFKLRDQFIKAVNENQILVVLGETGSGKTTQVTQYLAEEGFTARGMIGCTQPRRVAAMSVAKRVAEEFGCRVGQEVGYTIRFEDCTSPETKIKYMTDGMLLRECLIDLDLKMYSVIMLDEAHERTIHTDVLFGLLKQAVIRRPDLKLIVTSATLDADKFCQYFHQAPSFKIEGRTFPVEIMYTKEPESDYLDAALITVMQIHLREPPGDILLFLTGQEEIDTSCEILYERMKSLGPDVPELIILPVYSALPSEMQTRIFDPAPTGSRKVVIATNIAETSLTIDGIYYVIDPGFVKQKVYNSKTGMDSLVVTPISQAAATQRAGRAGRTGPGKCYRLFTERAFRDEMLPTPVPEIQRTNLATTVLQLKAMGINDLLNFGFMDPPPAESLIMALGLLHSLSAVDDEGLLTRLGRRMAEFPLEPNLSKMLIMSVHLQCSDEILTIVSMLSVQNVFYRPKDKQALADQKKAKFNQAEGDHLTLLAVYNSWKNNKFSSPWCHENFIQLRTLKRAQDVRKQLLGIMDRHKLDVVSAGKNSVRVQKAVCSGFFRNAAKKDPQEGYRTLVDSQVVYIHPSSALFNRQPEWVIYHELVQTTKEYMREVTTIDPKWLVEFAPAFFKFSDPTKLSKFKKNQRLEPLYNKYEEPNSWRISRTRRRQN
- the LOC123273510 gene encoding ATP-dependent RNA helicase DHX8-like isoform X2, which codes for MYGIRESLGAQRQGFRYVFIIHLATENPTPNGFKQALRENGGELSDSFMDNLLRIIQHMKPSKPSDNKDSLKNTNQSEAARKYPALAMANSAPVAFSDDEEVNEAMSALEALAPSSLQKSNENNENEISKKVEKKDKHKRSRSRSKSTERRHRSRSPQRRRQRSRSRNRSATRNSKLKSRNRDRSRSRNRDRSRSRNRDQKRRRSRSRNRSSSRDRKQRRGSRDRSDRGRKNVKNHSRSKSPKEIPLDPEVGKIYSGKVANIVQFGCFVQLEGLRRKCDGLVHISQLRRDERVNNVNDVISRDQKVLVKVLTINNQKMSLTMKDVDQETGQDLNPTLPTTKSEEDEKNLRNPDRPTSLLELQGNIDDDGMDSRKRVQRIASPERWELNQMLAAGCVDRSELADFDENTGVLHRGDDEDEEIEIEIVEENPPFLQDHDTTVRNLSPVRIVKNPDGSLALAAMTQGALAKERREQKMLQRQLEADAAPSFNKNWVDPLAVMEDKTSSSNMRGIGLQSQDLPEWKKHVIGGKKTSFGQKTTMSILDQRKSLPIFKLRDQFIKAVNENQILVVLGETGSGKTTQVTQYLAEEGFTARGMIGCTQPRRVAAMSVAKRVAEEFGCRVGQEVGYTIRFEDCTSPETKIKYMTDGMLLRECLIDLDLKMYSVIMLDEAHERTIHTDVLFGLLKQAVIRRPDLKLIVTSATLDADKFCQYFHQAPSFKIEGRTFPVEIMYTKEPESDYLDAALITVMQIHLREPPGDILLFLTGQEEIDTSCEILYERMKSLGPDVPELIILPVYSALPSEMQTRIFDPAPTGSRKVVIATNIAETSLTIDGIYYVIDPGFVKQKVYNSKTGMDSLVVTPISQAAATQRAGRAGRTGPGKCYRLFTERAFRDEMLPTPVPEIQRTNLATTVLQLKAMGINDLLNFGFMDPPPAESLIMALGLLHSLSAVDDEGLLTRLGRRMAEFPLEPNLSKMLIMSVHLQCSDEILTIVSMLSVQNVFYRPKDKQALADQKKAKFNQAEGDHLTLLAVYNSWKNNKFSSPWCHENFIQLRTLKRAQDVRKQLLGIMDRHKLDVVSAGKNSVRVQKAVCSGFFRNAAKKDPQEGYRTLVDSQVVYIHPSSALFNRQPEWVIYHELVQTTKEYMREVTTIDPKWLVEFAPAFFKFSDPTKLSKFKKNQRLEPLYNKYEEPNSWRISRTRRRQN